From a region of the Eulemur rufifrons isolate Redbay chromosome 7, OSU_ERuf_1, whole genome shotgun sequence genome:
- the ADAMTS1 gene encoding A disintegrin and metalloproteinase with thrombospondin motifs 1, translating into MKRAVLAGSRRRKLGGDMGNAEWAPRSWSFRPAPTLLLLAAAALLAVPGARGRPAEEDEELVLPALERAPGHGTTLLRLDAFGRWLHLELQPDRGFLAPGFTLQTVGRRPEPEAPRSDPAGDLAHCFYSGTVNGDPSSAAALSLCEGVRGAFYLQGEEYFIQPAPAAATERLAPAAAGEEPLAGPQFHLLRRRRRGSRGAKCGVMDDETLPARGAGPEGEDAGAQWLPRDRAPPGAGQTTGTGSIRKKRFVSSPRYVETMLVADQSMAEFHGSGLKHYLLTLFSVAARLYKHPSIRNSVSLVVVKILVIYEEQKGPEVTSNAALTLRNFCNWQKQHNPPSDRDAEHYDTAILFTRQDLCGAQTCDTLGMADVGTVCDPSRSCSVIEDDGLQAAFTTAHELGHVFNMPHDDAKQCASLNSVNRDSHMMASMLSNLDRSQPWSPCSAYMITSFLDNGHGECLLDKPQSPIQLPADLPGTLYDANRQCQFTFGEESKHCPDAASTCTTLWCTGTSGGLLVCQTKHFPWADGTSCGEGKWCVNGKCVNKTDKKHFDTPVHGSWGQWGPWGDCSRTCGGGVQYTMRECDNPVPKNGGKYCEGKRVRYRSCNIEDCPDNNGKTFREEQCEAHNEFSKPSFGSGPAVEWTPKYAGVSPKDRCKLICQAKLIGYFFVLQPKVIDGTPCSPDSTSVCVQGQCVKAGCDRIIDSKKKFDKCGICGGNGSTCKKISGSVTSAKPGYHDIVTIPTGATNIEVKQRNQRGSRNNGSFLAIKAADGTYILNGDFTLSTLEQDITYKGVVLRYSGSSAALERIRSFSPLKEPLTIQVLTVGNALRPKIKYTYFVKKKKESFNAIPTFSEWVIEEWGECSKSCGLGWQRRLVECRDINGQPASECAKEVKPASTRPCADLPCPHWQLGDWSPCSKTCGKGYKKRTLKCLSHDGGVLSPESCDPLKKPKHYIDFCMMAECS; encoded by the exons ATGAAGCGAGCGGTCCTCGCAGGGTCCCGAAGGCGCAAGCTGGGCGGCGACATGGGGAACGCGGAGTGGGCGCCGCGGTCTTGGAGCTTTAGGCCCGCGCCCACGCTGCTGCTGCTCGCGGCCGCAGCTCTGCTAGCAGTGCCCGGCGCACGCGGGCGCCCCGCCGAGGAGGACGAGGAGCTGGTGCTGCCGGCGCTGGAGCGCGCCCCGGGACATGGGACCACGCTCCTCCGCCTGGATGCCTTTGGCCGGTGGCTGCACCTGGAGCTGCAGCCCGACCGCGGCTTCCTGGCGCCCGGCTTCACGCTTCAGACCGTGGGGCGCAGACCCGAGCCGGAGGCGCCGCGCTCGGACCCCGCCGGCGACTTGGCGCACTGCTTCTACTCCGGCACCGTGAATGGCGACCCCAGCTCCGCCGCCGCCCTCAGTCTCTGCGAGGGCGTGCGCGGCGCCTTCTACCTGCAGGGCGAGGAGTACTTCATCCAGCCCGCGCCAGCCGCCGCCACCGAGCGCCTCGCCCCCGCCGCCGCGGGGGAGGAGCCGCTGGCCGGGCCACAGTTCCATCTCCTCCGGCGGAGGCGGCGGGGCAGCCGCGGCGCCAAGTGCGGGGTCATGGACGACGAGACCCTGCCGGCTAGGGGTGCGGGGCCGGAGGGCGAGGATGCTGGGGCGCAGTGGCTGCCGCGGGACCGGGCCCCGCCAGGCGCAGGACAGACAACAG GAACTGGAAGCATAAGAAAGAAgcgatttgtgtccagcccccgCTATGTGGAAACCATGCTTGTGGCAGACCAGTCAATGGCAGAATTCCACGGCAGTGGTCTAAAGCATTACCTTCTCACCTTGTTCTCGGTGGCAGCCAGGCTGTACAAACACCCCAGCATTCGGAATTCAGTTAGCCTGGTGGTGGTGAAGATTTTGGTTATCTATGAAGAACAGAAGGGGCCAGAAGTGACCTCCAATGCTGCTCTTACTCTGCGGAACTTCTGCAACTGGCAAAAGCAGCATAACCCACCCAGTGACCGGGATGCAGAGCACTATGACACAGCAATTCTTTTCACCAGACAG GATTTGTGTGGGGCCCAGACATGTGATACTCTTGGGATGGCTGATGTTGGAACTGTGTGTGATCCAAGCAGAAGCTGCTCAGTCATAGAAGATGATGGTTTACAAGCTGCCTTCACCACAGCCCATGAACTAG GCCACGTGTTTAACATGCCGCATGATGATGCCAAGCAGTGTGCCAGCCTTAACAGTGTGAACCGGGACTCCCACATGATGGCATCAATGCTTTCCAATTTGGATCGTAGCCAGCCTTGGTCTCCCTGCAGTGCCTACATGATTACATCATTTCTGGATAATGGTCATG GGGAATGTTTGTTGGACAAGCCCCAGAGTCCCATACAGCTCCCGGCCGATCTCCCGGGCACCTTGTATGATGCCAACCGGCAGTGCCAGTTTACATTTGGGGAGGAGTCCAAACACTGCCCCGATGCAGCCAGCACGTGCACCACCTTGTGGTGTACCGGTACCTCTGGCGGGTTGCTGGTGTGCCAAACCAAGCACTTCCCTTGGGCAGACGGCACCAGCTGTGGAGAAGGGAAATGGTGTGTCAACGGCAAGTGTGTGAACAAGACTGACAAGAAGCATTTTGAT ACGCCTGTTCATGGaagctgggggcagtgggggcccTGGGGAGACTGTTCGAGAACCTGTGGTGGAGGAGTTCAGTATACAATGAGAGAATGTGACAACCCAGTCCCCAAAAACGGAGGGAAGTACTGTGAGGGCAAACGTGTGCGCTACAGGTCATGTAACATCGAGGACTGTCCAGATAATAACG GAAAAACCTTTAGAGAGGAGCAATGTGAGGCACACAATGAGTTTTCCAAACCTTCCTTTGGGAGTGGGCCCGCGGTGGAGTGGACGCCCAAGTATGCCGGCGTCTCACCGAAGGACAGGTGCAAGCTCATCTGTCAAGCCAAACTCATCGGCTACTTCTTCGTTTTACAGCCCAAG GTCATAGATGGTACTCCATGTAGTCCGGACTCTACCTCTGTCTGTGTGCAAGGACAGTGTGTAAAAGCTGGTTGCGATCGCATCATAGATTCCAAAAAGAAGTTTGATAAATGTGGTATTTGTGGAGGAAATGGATCTACGTGCAAGAAAATATCAGGATCAGTTACCAGTGCAAA ACCTGGATATCACGATATTGTCACCATCCCAACTGGAGCCACCAACATTGAAGTGAAACAACGGAATCAGAGGGGATCCAGAAACAATGGCAGCTTTCTTGCCATCAAAGCTGCTGATGGCACATATATCCTTAACGGTGACTTCACTTTATCCACTTTAGAGCAAGATATTACGTACAAAGGTGTTGTCTTGAGGTACAGCGGCTCCTCTGCAGCGTTGGAAAGAATTCGCAGCTTCAGCCCTCTCAAAGAGCCCTTAACCATCCAGGTTCTTACTGTGGGCAATGCCCTTCGACCTAAAATTAAATATACCTATTTtgtgaagaagaagaaggaatctTTCAATGCTATCCCTACGTTCTCAGAATGGGTCATTGAAGAGTGGGGTGAATGCTCTAAGTCATGTGGATTGGGTTGGCAGAGAAGACTGGTCGAATGCCGAGACATCAACGGGCAGCCTGCGTCAGAGTGTGCGAAGGAGGTGAAGCCGGCCAGCACCAGACCCTGCGCAGACCTGCCTTGCCCCCACTGGCAGTTGGGGGATTGGTCGCCGTGTTCCAAGACTTGTGGGAAGGGTTACAAAAAGAGAACCTTGAAGTGTCTTTCCCACGATGGGGGGGTGTTGTCTCCTGAGAGCTGCGATCCTTTAAAGAAACCTAAACATTACATAGACTTTTGCATGATGGCAGAATGCAGTTAA